In the Pseudomonas sp. DTU_2021_1001937_2_SI_NGA_ILE_001 genome, one interval contains:
- a CDS encoding ABC transporter ATP-binding protein produces the protein MTFLLIDQLCKRYGAIEAVASSSLAIDKGEFVSLLGPSGCGKTTTLQMIAGFVEVTSGRIVLDGRDITHAKPASRGLGVVFQSYALFPHMSVRDNVAFGLQMRKVAKSEIARRVDHTLALVRLDKHAERYPRELSGGQRQRVALARALVIEPPVLLLDEPLSNLDAHLREEMQFEICRIQNEVGITTLMVTHDQAEALSISDRVVVMEAGRITQIDNPWQLYEHPSTPFISDFVGKANRLRGVTGPDGLPQVAAQGPLTLSLRPEKIGLGASGSGKLEGRISSRYFLGSQWLYRVDTTLGSLAVVRVNDGSTALEPGSAVSLTWDDRLLRVLDAGEVAA, from the coding sequence ATGACCTTTCTCCTGATCGACCAGCTCTGCAAGCGCTACGGCGCCATCGAAGCGGTGGCCAGTTCGAGCCTGGCCATCGACAAAGGCGAGTTCGTCTCGCTGCTCGGCCCGTCGGGCTGTGGCAAGACCACCACCCTGCAGATGATCGCCGGCTTCGTCGAAGTCACCAGCGGCCGCATCGTTCTCGACGGGCGCGACATCACCCATGCCAAGCCGGCCAGCCGTGGCCTGGGCGTGGTGTTCCAAAGCTACGCGCTGTTCCCGCACATGAGCGTGCGCGACAACGTCGCCTTCGGCCTGCAGATGCGCAAGGTCGCCAAGTCCGAGATCGCCCGCCGCGTCGACCATACCCTGGCCCTGGTACGCCTGGACAAACACGCCGAGCGCTACCCGCGCGAGTTGTCCGGCGGCCAGCGCCAGCGCGTGGCCCTGGCCCGGGCGCTGGTCATCGAGCCACCGGTGCTGCTGCTCGACGAGCCGCTGTCCAACCTCGACGCGCACCTGCGTGAAGAAATGCAGTTCGAGATCTGCCGTATCCAGAACGAGGTCGGCATCACCACCCTGATGGTCACCCACGACCAGGCCGAAGCGCTGTCGATCAGCGACCGCGTGGTGGTCATGGAAGCCGGGCGCATCACCCAGATCGACAACCCCTGGCAACTGTACGAGCACCCCAGCACGCCGTTCATCTCTGACTTCGTCGGCAAAGCCAACCGCCTGCGCGGCGTAACAGGTCCCGACGGCCTGCCGCAAGTGGCTGCGCAAGGCCCCCTGACCCTGAGCCTGCGCCCGGAGAAGATCGGCCTCGGCGCGTCCGGCAGCGGCAAGCTCGAAGGGCGCATCAGCAGCCGTTATTTCCTCGGCAGCCAGTGGTTGTACCGCGTCGATACCACACTGGGCAGCCTGGCCGTGGTCCGCGTCAACGACGGCAGCACCGCGCTGGAACCCGGCAGCGCGGTGAGCCTGACCTGGGATGACCGGCTGCTGCGTGTACTCGACGCTGGCGAGGTGGCCGCATGA
- a CDS encoding ABC transporter permease, with protein sequence MNDAKPHNSTWGYGLSSPALLLFLALLVFPLGLTLVLSFNEFDYTTGIQAGQYTLAHYLSLLTDSYYYEIFLRTFWISALVTLLCVLIGVPEALVLSRMGAPWRSIFLILVLTPLLISVVVRAFGWSLLLGADGLVNQAITALGGQPVKLLYTPFAVIIGLVHVMLPFMIIPVWTSLQKLDPAAEQAALSLGASQWTVFRRIVLPQIMPGVLSGTLIVFGLAASSFAIPGLLGGRRLKMVATMIYDQYLAELNWPMGATIAIVLLLINLLVMLSWNRLVERRYKRALGA encoded by the coding sequence ATGAACGATGCCAAGCCGCACAACAGCACCTGGGGCTACGGGCTGAGCAGCCCGGCCCTGCTGCTGTTCCTCGCCCTGCTGGTGTTCCCGCTGGGCCTGACCCTGGTGCTGTCGTTCAACGAATTCGACTACACCACCGGCATCCAGGCCGGCCAGTACACCCTGGCGCACTACCTGAGCCTGCTGACCGACAGCTACTACTACGAGATCTTCCTGCGCACCTTCTGGATCAGCGCGCTGGTGACCTTGCTGTGCGTGCTGATCGGCGTACCCGAGGCCCTGGTGCTGAGCCGCATGGGCGCGCCCTGGCGCTCGATCTTCCTGATCCTGGTGCTGACTCCGCTGCTGATCTCGGTGGTGGTGCGCGCGTTCGGCTGGAGCCTGCTGCTGGGCGCCGACGGGCTGGTCAACCAGGCCATCACCGCCCTCGGCGGCCAGCCGGTGAAGCTGCTGTATACGCCCTTCGCGGTGATCATCGGCCTGGTCCACGTGATGCTGCCGTTCATGATCATCCCGGTATGGACCTCACTGCAGAAGCTTGACCCGGCCGCCGAACAGGCCGCCCTATCGCTGGGCGCCAGCCAGTGGACGGTGTTCCGCCGCATCGTGCTGCCGCAGATCATGCCCGGTGTGCTGTCCGGCACGCTGATCGTCTTCGGCCTGGCCGCCAGTTCCTTCGCCATCCCCGGCCTGCTCGGTGGGCGCCGCTTGAAGATGGTCGCCACGATGATCTACGACCAGTACCTGGCCGAACTCAACTGGCCGATGGGCGCGACCATCGCCATCGTCCTGCTGCTGATCAACCTGCTGGTGATGCTGAGCTGGAACCGCTTGGTCGAACGCCGCTACAAACGTGCCCTGGGAGCCTGA